One Stratiformator vulcanicus genomic window, AGCCAAGCGGTGCAAGAGGCGAGCGGATTCAACCCTGCGGGGGCAGTCACAGCACGAATATTCGGACGGAGACTGATCCACCCGGACTTGTCCGCTTTCCTTCGAGGTCCTTTGTGATGCCGTTGGGATTCTCAATGAAGTGTCCGGGGTCGTAAACTACACACCATAGAGAGTCACACGAAGGGTGGGCCCGGTAGTGTTCCATGTCAATTATCAGTTCTTGGCCGATTCTCGATGCGTGCGATTTATCTCTAACCCTTTTCACTTCAATGACCATCTTGTACCGAGGCAAAAGGAAGTCCATACGAGTGCTCACGCCCGCGTAGCTCGGCGTATATTCCTCAGGACGAATGTCCGCTATCCAAGAACGAAGGTGCGAATGAAGGAGATCCTGAATGTCGTATTCCGAAGTGAAAGTCAGCGATGTCAGTCCTTTCCGTCGATGAGTGAGTGGGTACATAGCTCGATTTGCACCGCGTACAATGACTTCAATTAATTCTTCTACCTGCTGTGGACGACGCGTTTGTTCGCCGTTGGTATCGGCGACTGTCTCGGACGGCGACGATGAAATTGGCAAAACCCGACCGCCATTAAAGTAACGAAGA contains:
- a CDS encoding PD-(D/E)XK nuclease domain-containing protein; the protein is MQNIKIPRSVCAVVASVLHGSHPVLDAKFASAGVPGPPPDLPHATKWKEWLYRAGKDPSVDSLCVLGSLIEEFMDVPPLPNSGATFKLLGQQFGDESNPLKAYQEERQRLETTLEAAGLRYFNGGRVLPISSSPSETVADTNGEQTRRPQQVEELIEVIVRGANRAMYPLTHRRKGLTSLTFTSEYDIQDLLHSHLRSWIADIRPEEYTPSYAGVSTRMDFLLPRYKMVIEVKRVRDKSHASRIGQELIIDMEHYRAHPSCDSLWCVVYDPGHFIENPNGITKDLEGKRTSPGGSVSVRIFVL